One stretch of Arachis hypogaea cultivar Tifrunner chromosome 20, arahy.Tifrunner.gnm2.J5K5, whole genome shotgun sequence DNA includes these proteins:
- the LOC112786195 gene encoding uncharacterized protein, which yields MTPSFTPDVRGGVPQTAGMRTLVGRTTGIRGPVIMGATPFHRSILEVQLPKHFDKTTDMRYDGTQDPLEHLTAFEARMNLEGVGDEVRCRAFPVTMAGPAIRWFNNLPQGSVTRFSDISHEFMDQFTTRIAKAKHPINLLGVTQRAGEPTRKYLDRFNDECLEIDGLTDSVASLCLTNGLLNEDFRKHLTTKPVWTMQEIQCIAKEYINDEEVSRVVAANKRQPPYNQTRHYEGRERQKEHARDGGPSKTPKPFPRVGKFTNYTPLTAPITEVYQQIAEKGILSRPRPLKDRTGGNKSLYCEYHKGYGHKTQDCFDLKDSLEQAIRDGKLAEFSHLIREPRRRNRDHEGEDRPRATRQCQEPEGDDHGLTVVNVVIARNSAPRSRLAQKKDAKVLAVSSSPARSSRGLPSISFGPKDQWFDEVPESSPMVITARVGTGLVKRILVDTGADSNIMFHNVFDALGLRTSTVW from the coding sequence ATGACCCCGTCATTTACGCCAGACGTGAGAGGCGGCGTACCGCAAACCGCGGGGATGAGGACACTCGTCGGGAGAACGACGGGAATACGAGGACCCGTAATAATGGGAGCGACCCCATTCCACCGTTCCATACTCGAGGTCCAGCTGCCAAAACACTTTGACAAgacaacggacatgaggtacgatggaacGCAAGACCCGCTGGAACAcctcacggcctttgaggccaggatgaacttaGAGGGAGTAGGAGACGAGGTAAGGTGCCGCGCTTTCCCGGTCACCATGGCGGGACCTGCAATACGGTGGTTCAATAACCTCCCGCAAGGCTCGGTAACCCGCTTCTCCGACATCAGCCATGAATTCATGGATCAGTTCACGACCAGGATTGCCAAAGCCAAGCACCCGATCAATTTGCTGGGGGTGACCCAGAGAGCCGGGGAGCCTACCAGGAAATACCTAGAtcgcttcaacgacgaatgcttggaaaTCGATGGGTTGACGGACTCGGTGGCGAGCTTGTGCTTGACGAATGGGCTCCTGAACGAGGACTTCAGGAAGCACCTTACCACAAAGCCAGTatggacaatgcaggagatccaatGCATCGCTAAGGAGTATATTAACGATGAAGAAGTCAGCCGGGTCGTGGCTGCCAACAAACGGCAACCCCCCTACAACCAAACCCGCCACTACGAGGGTAgagaaagacaaaaggaacacgcCAGGGACGGCGGTCCAAGTAAGACGCCAAAGCCATTTCCCCGAGTAGGAaaattcaccaactacacccccctcacGGCACCAATCACGGAAGTTTATCAACAGATAGCCGAGAAGGGGATACTGTCGAGACCCCGACCTCTGAAGGACAGAACGGGGGGAAACAAAAGCCTTTACTGCGAATATCACAAGGGATAcgggcacaagacccaagactgtTTTGACCTGAAGGATTCCCTGGAGCAAGCAATCAGGGACGGAAAGCTTGCCGAATTCTCCCACCTCATAAGGGAGCCGAGGAGACGGAATCGCGATCACGAGGGCGAGGACAGGCCCCGGGCGACAAGACAATGCCAAGAACCAGAGGGGGACGACCACGGTCTCACGGTGGTGAACGTGGTAATAGCGAGGAATTCCGCCCCGAGGTCGAGATTGGCACAGAAGAAAGACGCCAAAGTCCTAGCTGTCTCCTCCTCACCCGCGAGAAGTTCCCGgggactcccatccatctccttcgGCCCCAAggaccaatggttcgacgaggTACCGGAAAGTtcccccatggtcatcacggccagagttggaaccggcctcgtcaaacGGATCCTAGTGGATACAGGGGcagactcgaacatcatgtttcACAACGTTTTTGATGCCTTGGGACTGCGCACTagcacggtgtggtag